Proteins from one Mercurialis annua linkage group LG7, ddMerAnnu1.2, whole genome shotgun sequence genomic window:
- the LOC126654589 gene encoding receptor-like protein 44: MGVCSPLFVLLILLTNFNSFVQSDPNDESCLTHLSQSLKDPTNSLQNWTKPNFANPCSGFNSYLSGATCNNGRIYKLTLTKFSLQGTISPFISNCTNLQTLDLSSNSLTGPIPADLQYLVNLAVLNLSSNKLDGEIPAQVALCAYLNVIDFHQNFLTGQIPQELGLLVRLSAFDVSNNKLSGAIPVSLGNRSGNLPRFNGSSFQGNKDLFGYPLPPLKSKSLSVLAIVGIGLGSGFASLVLSFTGVCIWLKITEQKMGLEQEGKVSQLMPDY; this comes from the coding sequence ATGGGTGTTTGCTCCCCCCTCTTTGTTCTCCTAATCTTATTAACCAATTTCAACTCTTTTGTACAATCAGATCCAAATGATGAATCTTGTTTAACCCACTTAAGCCAATCACTAAAAGACCCAACAAATTCCCTTCAAAACTGGACCAAACCGAATTTTGCAAACCCATGTTCAGGCTTCAACTCATATCTCTCAGGAGCAACTTGCAACAACGGCAGAATTTACAAACTTACCCTCACAAAATTCTCCCTCCAAGGCACAATTTCACCCTTTATTTCAAATTGTACCAATCTTCAAACCTTAGACCTCTCTTCAAATTCCCTCACCGGTCCAATCCCTGCAGATTTACAATACTTGGTCAATCTAGCGGTCCTTAATCTCTCGTCTAATAAATTAGACGGTGAGATCCCTGCCCAAGTGGCATTATGTGCTTACTTAAATGTAATAGACTTTCACCAAAATTTTCTCACCGGTCAAATCCCTCAAGAACTGGGGTTGTTAGTAAGACTGTCAGCTTTTGATGTgagtaataataaattatcagGGGCAATTCCGGTATCTTTAGGGAATAGGAGTGGGAATTTACCAAGATTTAATGGGAGTTCATTTCAAGGAAATAAAGATCTTTTTGGGTACCCTTTGCCTCcattaaaaagtaaaagtttaTCAGTTTTGGCCATTGTTGGGATTGGTTTAGGCAGTGGGTTTGCTAGCTTGGTACTGAGTTTTACTGGTGTTTGTATTTGGTTGAAGATTACTGAGCAGAAGATGGGGCTTGAACAAGAGGGTAAAGTCAGTCAACTTATGCCTGATTATTAA